The genomic window TTGTCCGCAGCGACCTGGCGTTCTCTGTCGGTCTGGTGGAACCCGCCGACGAGGGGCTGCTCGCCGGATGGTCCATGGAGGTCGCCCGCGCCTACGGCACCGCCGGATACTGGGTGTTGCTCGAAAGCCCCGGCCCCCTGCTCTCCTTCGCGTCCTTCGGTCCCTTGGTGCGGTTTGACTTTGGGGGACCCGTTTCGGAGGACCAGCCCCTTTTTGAAGAGCTCTATGTGGACAACGGGGTCTATGAGGACGAGGTGGCCCTCGACATTGCCGGGTTTGACAACCCCACCAACTAGCCCGCCCGGCGCGCGGAGAAGCGGACGCACCCCCCATGGATTTCTACTGCGGAAAATGCGGCACGGAGTTCGGCGCCGAAGAGGCGCATGTCACCCGGGGACTCTGCCCCTTCTGCGGCGTTTCCCTTGAGTCCACGCCGCCCCCGCCCCGGGGCGCCATTGACGTCACCGCGGAGCCCGTGGCGGGACCGGATCCGGAACCTGTTTGCGGCCCCCCCGCCGCCCCGCTGCGGGACACCCCGCCGCCGCCGCAGGAAGACACGGCTTTCTGGTATTGGCGCGCCTCAACGCAGGACCGTCCCCGGTCCTCCTGCGGGTGCTGCGGGTGCCTGCCCGTGCTGCTGCTTTTCCTGCTCCTGGCACTGCTGCTGTTCTGAGGGGCGTTCTTCAGGCGGTTCGTGCGGCGGCGCAGGCGGCGGGGTCCAGGGCATGCTCCGGCTTGAACTCCTGCACGCGGTGCGCAGCGTCGGGGGGCAGCTCCCGCCGGATCGTCTCCAGGTCCCGGGCGCTCAGCAGCGCGGGGGGCGCGGTGGTGCGGAAATGGTGGGCCACCCCGGAACCGGCGATGAGCCGGATGCTCTCCCGCACGGCGTCCAGGGGGGCTTTCACGCCGGCGAGCAGGTCGTATTTCTCCCGGGGCGCCTTCACGTCCATGGCAACGTAATCCACCAATCCGGCGCGCAGCAGCCGGGCCAGCATCTCCGGTCGGCTGCCGTTGGTGTCCAGCTTCACCAGGAGCCCCAGCGCCTTCACTTTTCCCAGGAAAGCGGGCAGGGCGGCCTGAAGCGTGGGCTCGCCCCCCGTGACCACCAGGCCCTCGATCAGCCCGTGGCGCCGCCTCAGCTCCGCCAGCACAATCTCCTCCGGGACGAGGTCGCGCTCGTCGGCCACCGCGGAAAGCAGGGAGCCGTTGTGGCAGAAGGGGCACCGGAAATTGCACCCCTGGGCGAAGACGATGGCCGCCGTCCTCCCGGGGTAGTCGCTTAGCGTGAACGGTTGAAAGCCCCCGAAACGCATCATTCCCCCCCGAGGACGTAGCGGCTGCGCTGGTGAAACTCGGCGCGTTTTCCGTCATTCCACTGGTCCACGGGACGCAGGTAGCCCACCACCCGCGCGTAGATTTCGGCCTTCTCCCCGCAGAAGGGGCAATGGCTGCGCTCCCCGCGCAGGTAGCCGTGGGTGGGGCAGATCGAGAAAGACGGCGACAGGGTGAAGTACGGCAGGCTGTACTTCGCGCACACGCGCCGCACGAAGGCCCTCACCGCCGCCGGGTCCGCCACCGACTCCCCGAGAAACACATGCAGCACTGTGCCGCCCGTGTACTTCGCCTGCAGCCCGTCCTGGAGCTCCAGCACCTCGAACACATCGCTGGAGTAGTCCACCGGAAGCTGGCTGGAGTTGGTGTAGAACGGCTCGGCCCCCCCGTCCACCGCCTTCTGGTTCGCGAACTGGATGCCGGGGAAGCGTTCGCGGTCCAGCCGTGCCAGCCGGTAGCTGGTCCCCTCGGCCGGCGTCGCCTCCAGGTTGTAGTGGTGGCCCGTCTCCTCCTGGAACGCCGTCAGGCGGTCCCGCATGTGGTCAAGCACGCGGCCCGCAAAAGCCGCGCCCGCCTCGTCGCCGATGCCGCAGCCCATCAGGTTGACGCAGGCCTCGTTCAGGCCGACGAGCCCGATGGTGGAGAAGTGGTTGTGCCAGAAGCTGCCGTGGCGCGCGTGCACGTCGCGCAGGTAGAACTTGGTGTAGGGGTAGAGGCGCTTCGCCGTGAACCCCTCCAGAATGGTCCGCTTCGTCTCCAGGCTTTCCCGCGCGGTGTCCATCAGCCGGTCGAGCTGCTCCAGGAACTCCGCTTCGGTCCGCGAGGTGAAGCCCAGCCGGGGCATGTTGATCGTCACCACGCCGATGGAGCCCGTCAGCGGGTTGGCCCCGAAAAGCCCGCCGCCCCGCTTGTCCAGCGTGCGCAGGTCCAGCCGCAGGCGGCAGCACATGGACCGCGCGTCGTCCGGCGACATGTCGGAGTTCACGAAGTTGGCGAAATAGGGGATGCCGTACTTCGCCGTCACCTCCCACAGCCGGTCCAGCCCCGGGTCGTCCCAGTTGAAGTCCGCCGTGATGTTGTACGTGGGGATCGGGAAACTGAAGACCCGCCCCTTCGCGTCGCCCTCCGAGAGCACCTCCAGGAAGGCCGCGTTGAACAGGTTCATCTCCTCCTGGTAGTCGCCGTAGACGCTTTCCCGCGCCTCGCCGCCGATGATCACGCTCTCCCCGGCGAGGTTCTTCGGCGGCTTCAGGTCGAGGGTGACGTTCGTGAACGGCGTCTGGAAACCCACCCGCGTCGCGACGTTCAGATTAAACACGAACTCCTGAAGCGCCTGCTTCACCTCGGGATAGCCCAGCCGGTCGTGCCGGACAAACGGCGCCAGCAGCGTGTCGAAGTTGCTGAAGGCCTGCGCCCCCGCCGCCTCGCCCTGGAGCGTGTAGAAGAAGTTCACGATCTGCCCCAGCGCCGTGCGGAAATGGCGGGCGGGACTGCTCTCCGCCTTGCCGGGCGCGCCTTTGAACCCGCACCGCAGCAGGTCCTGGAGGTCCCATCCCACGCAGTAGACCGACAGCAGGCCCAGGTCGTGGATGTGCAGGTCGCCCCGGCGGTGCGCCTCGCGGATGCGCTCCGTGTAGATTTTGT from Candidatus Hydrogenedentota bacterium includes these protein-coding regions:
- a CDS encoding ribonucleoside triphosphate reductase; this translates as METAAARRNLAGLEAALPQEARIIKRDGRVADFDPSKITAALLKAGEATGEFGVESARQLTMRVLALHQSVAGQATPTVEGIQDIVEEVLLMSPYKKSAKAYILYRDQHTRVRELVHQADVDLIDRYLDRQDWKVQENSNMAYSLQGLNNYVSSEVSKVYWLNKIYTERIREAHRRGDLHIHDLGLLSVYCVGWDLQDLLRCGFKGAPGKAESSPARHFRTALGQIVNFFYTLQGEAAGAQAFSNFDTLLAPFVRHDRLGYPEVKQALQEFVFNLNVATRVGFQTPFTNVTLDLKPPKNLAGESVIIGGEARESVYGDYQEEMNLFNAAFLEVLSEGDAKGRVFSFPIPTYNITADFNWDDPGLDRLWEVTAKYGIPYFANFVNSDMSPDDARSMCCRLRLDLRTLDKRGGGLFGANPLTGSIGVVTINMPRLGFTSRTEAEFLEQLDRLMDTARESLETKRTILEGFTAKRLYPYTKFYLRDVHARHGSFWHNHFSTIGLVGLNEACVNLMGCGIGDEAGAAFAGRVLDHMRDRLTAFQEETGHHYNLEATPAEGTSYRLARLDRERFPGIQFANQKAVDGGAEPFYTNSSQLPVDYSSDVFEVLELQDGLQAKYTGGTVLHVFLGESVADPAAVRAFVRRVCAKYSLPYFTLSPSFSICPTHGYLRGERSHCPFCGEKAEIYARVVGYLRPVDQWNDGKRAEFHQRSRYVLGGE
- a CDS encoding anaerobic ribonucleoside-triphosphate reductase activating protein, with the translated sequence MRFGGFQPFTLSDYPGRTAAIVFAQGCNFRCPFCHNGSLLSAVADERDLVPEEIVLAELRRRHGLIEGLVVTGGEPTLQAALPAFLGKVKALGLLVKLDTNGSRPEMLARLLRAGLVDYVAMDVKAPREKYDLLAGVKAPLDAVRESIRLIAGSGVAHHFRTTAPPALLSARDLETIRRELPPDAAHRVQEFKPEHALDPAACAAARTA